A window of the Victivallis lenta genome harbors these coding sequences:
- a CDS encoding DUF2752 domain-containing protein, with translation MDKRYRIFNWTVFGFVCYMAALPVFARAMRFLLPQIWRCSYLRMTGQPCPFCGTTGDLARLWHGNFDFRNPVTPLLAMFLLFELVWRSVLLLRRRLPARLMWWDLGAHILLLSLLLGAYLCVWFAARP, from the coding sequence ATGGATAAACGGTACCGCATTTTCAACTGGACCGTTTTCGGCTTCGTCTGCTACATGGCCGCATTGCCTGTTTTTGCACGGGCAATGCGGTTTTTGCTGCCGCAAATCTGGCGCTGCAGCTATCTGCGGATGACCGGGCAGCCGTGTCCGTTCTGCGGGACGACCGGCGACCTTGCGCGGCTCTGGCACGGAAATTTCGATTTCCGGAATCCCGTCACTCCGCTGCTTGCAATGTTTCTGCTGTTTGAACTTGTCTGGCGGAGCGTCCTGCTTCTGCGCCGCCGCCTGCCGGCCCGGCTGATGTGGTGGGATCTCGGTGCGCACATTCTGCTCCTGTCGCTTCTGCTCGGCGCATATCTTTGCGTCTGGTTTGCCGCGCGGCCTTGA
- a CDS encoding DUF4190 domain-containing protein, producing MGIAALILGIVGLVIAWIPFCGILALIPCLVGLGLGIADIIVKGKRGEPKGMGIAGTVLNAVALLIVILWSIVFAAQTASLMSDPEFKEAFSQEFKRQLEEAEKKADQDQNGVVVSTEEVEVQVQAPAGRD from the coding sequence ATGGGTATTGCCGCATTGATTCTGGGAATTGTCGGGCTGGTGATCGCGTGGATTCCGTTTTGCGGAATACTGGCGCTCATTCCGTGTCTGGTCGGCCTCGGCCTCGGCATCGCCGACATCATCGTCAAAGGAAAACGCGGAGAGCCGAAGGGGATGGGCATCGCCGGCACCGTGCTGAACGCGGTGGCACTGCTGATTGTGATTCTCTGGAGCATCGTATTTGCTGCTCAAACGGCCTCTCTCATGTCCGATCCCGAGTTCAAGGAAGCTTTTTCGCAGGAATTCAAGAGACAGCTCGAAGAGGCCGAGAAAAAAGCGGATCAGGACCAGAACGGCGTTGTCGTTTCGACCGAAGAGGTCGAGGTTCAGGTTCAGGCTCCGGCCGGCCGGGACTGA